A region of the Amycolatopsis sp. cg13 genome:
ATGACCGGACAGGGCTTCGTCCCGTTTTCTCCGGGCGCGGCCGGTTTGTTGCGAGCGCTCGCCGAGCGGTTCGACGTCGTCGACGTCCGCGACGATCCGTCCGCCGAACTCCTGCACGGGGTCGCGGGCGTCGAGCGGACTTGCGACGACGTCTTTCTCGACCCGCATCCGCCGACGACGCCGACCTCGCGGGAGTTCGTCCTGTGCGTGCAGTCGGACATCGGCGCCGAGCGGCCGTCCGTGCTCGCGGCGCAGGTGCTCGACCTGGTGCGCGCGTGGCGGCTGCCGCCGGGCGAACTCGCTGTGGTGGAAGGGATTCCTCGCGTCGACCGCGAGGTTTTCGCGTTGCTGGAACACGAACTTCCCGGCGCGGAGTTCCACCCGTTCCGCGACGTGTGGCACCGCGGCCTTCCGCTCGCCGCGGGCCAGACGTGGATCTCCAGCCGTTTCCACCTCCACCTGGTCGCCGCCGCGGCAGGCGCGACCGGCGTGGCGATCGACGTTTCGCCGGAGTACTACACCACGAAACACCGGAGCCTGATCGACCTCGGTTCCGGCTGGACGCTCACGCCCGCCGGTGCCGAGAAGCCGCCGGAACGTCCTTCCGGCACTGGGTTTCCGGCGCACGTGCTGCACCACTGCGCGAACCTGAAACGCTCGGTCGCCGAAGCCGTCTATGGTCCGGAACTGCCCAAAACCCGCACCCGGTGGCCACGGCTCAGTTGAGCGCGCCACGGCTCTGATCGGCCAGCGCCCCGAGCCCGATGCACAACGCGCCCGCCACGAACAGCAGCGAAACACCCCAGGTCGCGTGCGTCGCGGACGCTTCCACAATCGCCAGCGCGGCCAGCGGCGCGAGCCCGCCGGACACCGCTCCCCCGACCTCGCGGCCGGTGCCGAGACCGGTCGAGCGGACCTCGGCCGGGAACTGCTTGGCCAGGAACGCGCCCTGCGCCGACAGCATCGCCGGGACCACGATGCCGGTCGCCAGCACGAGGCCGAGCCAGATGAACCAGCTCGTGCCGGTGTCGAGCAGCCAGAAGAACGGGAACGCCAGCAATCCCGTCGCCACCGCGCCGGCGACCACGACCTTTTTCGCGCCGATCCGGTCGCTGATCCATCCGGCGATCGGCACCGTGACGATCGCCATCCCGCTCGCGATGCTGATCCCCAGTGCGCCGATATTCGCTGGTACACCACGGAAATTCGTCAGATAGGCGAGCGAGAAAGTCTTGAACACGTAGCTGACGCCGTTGTAGCCGATGGTGATCACCATGACCACCGTCAGCGCGCGCCAGTCGCTGCGGAACAGCTTGACCAGCGGCCGGTTCGCCCAGCCGCGCGGCCGGTTTCGCTTGGTGCGCACCAGGTTCTCGAACGCCGGCGTCTCCGGCACCCGGCGGCGCACCCACAGCCCGACGCCGACGAGCAGGAAGCTGGCCAGGAACGGGATCCGCCAGCCGAACCCGTGCAGGAATTCTTTGTCCAAAGTGGTCAGTCCGGCGACGGCGAGCGAGGAAACCAGCAACCCGACGTTCACGCCCAGCGCGGGCCACGAACCTTGCCGCCCGCGTTTACGCGGGTCAGCGTGCTCGTACGCGACCGCGA
Encoded here:
- a CDS encoding polysaccharide pyruvyl transferase family protein, whose translation is MTRAPSPRRHYLVGPSGYPNFGDELIAAAWIRRLARTEPDAEVWLDTHSPGPAQHLFGDLHPRLRCTDTLWRLCGEAPSDDPWEVASWVQAAVHDPGRAPRWDAGIELLGRLDVVHLIGGGYINALWPRHLGLVAGAAAAAQRSHARSAMTGQGFVPFSPGAAGLLRALAERFDVVDVRDDPSAELLHGVAGVERTCDDVFLDPHPPTTPTSREFVLCVQSDIGAERPSVLAAQVLDLVRAWRLPPGELAVVEGIPRVDREVFALLEHELPGAEFHPFRDVWHRGLPLAAGQTWISSRFHLHLVAAAAGATGVAIDVSPEYYTTKHRSLIDLGSGWTLTPAGAEKPPERPSGTGFPAHVLHHCANLKRSVAEAVYGPELPKTRTRWPRLS
- a CDS encoding MFS transporter, with protein sequence MPSIVDDSVGTTRKAPRGVGVAVVVGSALEWFDFYLYASMAALVFGHVFFPPGNDAAATMASVATFAVGFLARPIGGIVFGALGDRIGRKKVLSWTFVLMGVSSAGIGLLPSYASAGLLAPVLLVVLRLLQGLGAGAEFGGAIAVAYEHADPRKRGRQGSWPALGVNVGLLVSSLAVAGLTTLDKEFLHGFGWRIPFLASFLLVGVGLWVRRRVPETPAFENLVRTKRNRPRGWANRPLVKLFRSDWRALTVVMVITIGYNGVSYVFKTFSLAYLTNFRGVPANIGALGISIASGMAIVTVPIAGWISDRIGAKKVVVAGAVATGLLAFPFFWLLDTGTSWFIWLGLVLATGIVVPAMLSAQGAFLAKQFPAEVRSTGLGTGREVGGAVSGGLAPLAALAIVEASATHATWGVSLLFVAGALCIGLGALADQSRGALN